A region of uncultured Carboxylicivirga sp. DNA encodes the following proteins:
- a CDS encoding helix-turn-helix domain-containing protein — protein MATEYNQIAELTKRYINNTNRCIFLTGKAGTGKTTLLREITANTHKNTIVAAPTGIAAINAGGVTLHSLFQLPYGTFIPDNNIRFSNETSTQINTPKSLLSKTKLHQVKRNMLKEMELLIIDEVSMLRADLLDAIDAILRSVRRQRDIAFGGVQVLFIGDLLQLPPVVKEDEWRYLSNYYNGYYFFHALALKQQAPIVIQLEKIYRQSDTQFVNLLNNLRDNKFTSADVDLLNKCYQPDFDHLSDKGNVYLTTHNYKADDINRRALAELPGKSFVFNAEISGDFNEFTFPIEEKLVLKKGAQVMFVKNDYSGEQRYFNGKIGSVNKLNDDFIEVTFQDGSPSAIVETYSWENKRFTLNAETGEIEEKVIGTFTHYPIKLAWAITVHKSQGLTFDKAVIDVSQAFAPGQIYVALSRLTSLEGLTLTAPLPTQGLACDQQVTEFTSHVQPADMLTNELETATIQYVSEMALDAFDFGWLNSGLAFHIDSYDKDEKRSEKQQYKQWAEELLQEFLPLRKVGDQFKLQIRKIVFENKPDMLEHLYKRVGDAKVYFEPELMALSRKVKEHAEDLKGTKGLKKYVKELDEVDRLFARQLQHVFKAEILLKSAIEKKEVNKESLKEMPLFESTQTRTKRNSTKHRKETKTPKISTKEITYTLYKDGKTIKEIAEERGLTESTIETHLAHYVQIGDIDVFDLVSEKVAKKIVKYCKENEMPVLNEIKQAMGSKVTYGDIKLVLAHLSQ, from the coding sequence ATGGCCACCGAATACAATCAGATTGCAGAATTAACCAAAAGATATATCAATAATACCAACCGTTGTATTTTCCTAACCGGAAAAGCCGGAACCGGTAAAACTACTTTACTTCGAGAGATTACTGCAAACACGCATAAAAACACAATTGTAGCTGCACCAACAGGAATTGCTGCTATAAATGCAGGTGGTGTCACATTGCATTCTTTGTTTCAGTTGCCTTATGGAACTTTTATCCCTGATAATAACATTCGTTTTTCCAATGAAACATCAACACAGATAAATACGCCTAAAAGTTTATTGAGTAAGACAAAACTCCATCAGGTAAAGCGAAATATGCTAAAAGAAATGGAGTTGTTGATTATCGATGAGGTAAGTATGCTGCGTGCAGATTTATTGGATGCTATTGATGCTATTTTGCGCTCAGTGAGAAGGCAGCGTGATATTGCTTTTGGTGGTGTACAGGTTTTATTTATTGGTGATTTATTGCAGCTTCCGCCAGTTGTTAAAGAGGATGAATGGAGGTATTTATCCAATTATTACAATGGCTATTATTTCTTTCATGCCCTTGCATTAAAACAACAGGCTCCAATTGTTATCCAGCTTGAAAAAATTTACCGGCAATCAGATACTCAATTTGTAAACTTATTAAATAACCTGCGCGACAATAAATTTACCAGTGCAGATGTTGATTTATTGAATAAATGTTATCAGCCCGATTTTGATCATTTAAGCGACAAAGGAAATGTCTATTTAACTACTCATAATTACAAAGCTGATGATATAAATCGTAGAGCATTGGCTGAACTTCCTGGTAAGTCGTTCGTTTTTAATGCCGAAATATCCGGTGATTTTAATGAATTTACTTTTCCTATCGAAGAAAAACTAGTTCTGAAGAAAGGGGCTCAGGTAATGTTCGTAAAGAATGATTACTCGGGTGAACAGCGCTATTTTAATGGAAAGATTGGTTCAGTAAATAAGTTGAATGATGATTTTATAGAAGTGACTTTTCAGGATGGATCACCTTCAGCAATTGTTGAGACGTATAGCTGGGAAAATAAGCGTTTTACGCTTAATGCTGAAACAGGTGAAATTGAAGAAAAAGTGATAGGGACTTTTACTCATTATCCGATTAAACTTGCATGGGCTATAACTGTTCATAAAAGTCAGGGCTTGACTTTTGATAAGGCTGTTATTGATGTTTCGCAGGCATTTGCTCCTGGTCAGATTTATGTAGCTTTATCCAGGCTAACGAGTCTGGAAGGGTTGACTTTGACGGCACCATTGCCAACTCAAGGATTGGCGTGTGATCAGCAGGTAACCGAGTTTACATCACATGTTCAGCCTGCAGATATGTTAACAAATGAATTGGAAACAGCTACCATTCAGTATGTTTCAGAAATGGCTTTGGATGCTTTTGATTTTGGATGGTTGAATAGTGGTTTGGCCTTTCATATCGATTCGTATGATAAGGATGAGAAACGATCAGAAAAACAACAATATAAACAGTGGGCAGAAGAGTTGTTACAGGAGTTTTTGCCACTGCGTAAAGTGGGTGATCAGTTTAAACTGCAAATCAGAAAAATTGTTTTTGAGAATAAACCAGACATGTTAGAGCATCTTTATAAAAGGGTAGGAGATGCCAAAGTTTATTTCGAACCAGAATTGATGGCCTTATCACGAAAAGTCAAAGAACATGCAGAGGACTTGAAAGGAACCAAAGGATTAAAGAAATATGTGAAAGAACTGGATGAGGTGGATCGTTTATTTGCCCGTCAGTTACAACATGTATTCAAAGCCGAAATTCTTTTAAAATCAGCTATAGAAAAGAAAGAGGTTAATAAGGAATCACTAAAAGAGATGCCTTTATTTGAGTCGACACAAACTAGAACTAAAAGGAACTCGACTAAACACAGAAAAGAAACCAAGACTCCCAAAATTTCAACCAAAGAAATAACCTACACCTTATATAAGGATGGTAAAACCATTAAAGAGATTGCTGAAGAACGTGGTTTAACAGAGTCAACAATAGAAACTCATCTGGCACATTATGTGCAGATTGGTGATATAGATGTATTTGATTTAGTTAGTGAAAAAGTGGCTAAGAAAATCGTAAAATACTGTAAAGAAAATGAGATGCCAGTATTGAACGAAATTAAACAAGCAATGGGATCGAAAGTTACTTATGGAGATATTAAGTTGGTATTGGCACATTTGAGTCAATAA
- a CDS encoding LysR family transcriptional regulator gives MDYRDKVFISVAENLSFSKAAEELFISQPAITKHIKELERIHNITLFDRKGNKIYLTKAGKLTYSHLKKIEQQYRELEFEIGRINDSFLGELKVGASSTISQYLLPKAMASFHKRYPKIELYLSNGNSFEMEQLLLKNEIDMALVENASSQSSIKYLPFMNDELIVVTGSDSIYAKQKSISLTDFKEIPLVLREKGSGTLDVIKKALQNNGVSIENLNTLIHLGSTEAIKNFLKDFDGIAVLSDKAVTTEIYLNQLVQLSVKGFEIPRKLRFALHQGQPSHLVELFMNHLNQYNF, from the coding sequence ATGGATTACCGCGATAAAGTTTTTATAAGTGTTGCTGAGAACTTAAGCTTTTCAAAAGCTGCCGAAGAATTATTCATCAGTCAGCCGGCAATTACAAAACATATTAAAGAATTAGAACGCATACATAATATTACCTTATTCGATCGTAAGGGAAACAAAATTTATTTAACAAAAGCAGGAAAACTTACCTATAGTCATCTTAAAAAAATTGAACAGCAATACAGAGAATTAGAATTTGAAATTGGCAGAATAAATGACAGTTTTTTAGGTGAGTTAAAAGTAGGTGCCAGCTCAACTATTTCTCAGTATCTTCTGCCCAAGGCAATGGCCAGTTTCCATAAACGATATCCTAAAATTGAACTTTATCTTTCAAATGGAAATTCTTTTGAAATGGAGCAATTGTTGTTGAAGAATGAGATTGATATGGCTCTGGTTGAAAATGCATCTTCACAGTCAAGCATTAAGTACCTCCCATTTATGAATGACGAGTTAATTGTGGTAACAGGTTCTGATAGCATTTACGCCAAACAAAAAAGCATATCTTTAACTGATTTTAAGGAAATACCTCTGGTACTTCGTGAAAAAGGTTCCGGTACTCTAGATGTTATTAAAAAAGCACTTCAAAACAACGGTGTAAGCATCGAAAACTTAAATACTCTTATCCATTTAGGAAGTACAGAAGCCATTAAGAACTTTTTAAAAGACTTTGATGGAATAGCTGTTTTATCGGATAAAGCGGTTACAACAGAAATATATCTAAATCAGCTTGTACAACTATCGGTTAAAGGTTTTGAAATTCCGCGCAAACTGCGTTTTGCCCTGCACCAGGGGCAGCCCAGTCATTTAGTAGAGTTATTTATGAATCACCTTAATCAATATAACTTTTAG
- a CDS encoding putative sulfate exporter family transporter produces MTDVKKYSQYLFPLFIILCFTPMITPAIALVSGIALSVIGIRHEKVNKYTSQVLQYSIVLMGFGMSLSEVIKASKSGFVETAISVIVVMTSGLLLGRLLKVKGKIALLISAGTAICGGSAIAAISPVLKSEENESSMALIVVFILNAVALLIFPFIGHYFHLSQEVFGNWAAIAIHDTSSVTGAGAAYGSEALQIATTVKLIRALWIIPLSIVIALFNKKEGGRKINFPWFIVLFALAITIANLFPTMNETYTHLNWLGRRGIVVALFLIGSGFSLESIKKSGYRSFLLGITLWLIIGVGSFLILTL; encoded by the coding sequence ATGACGGATGTCAAAAAATATAGTCAATATCTGTTTCCTCTTTTTATCATTCTGTGTTTTACACCGATGATAACACCTGCAATAGCATTGGTTTCAGGAATTGCATTATCAGTCATAGGCATCAGACATGAAAAAGTTAATAAGTATACGTCGCAAGTATTACAATATTCCATTGTCCTGATGGGCTTTGGAATGAGTTTATCAGAAGTAATAAAGGCTTCTAAAAGCGGATTTGTCGAAACAGCTATTTCTGTAATAGTTGTCATGACCAGCGGACTTCTATTGGGACGCTTATTAAAAGTAAAAGGAAAAATTGCATTACTGATTTCTGCAGGAACAGCCATTTGTGGTGGTAGTGCCATTGCTGCCATTTCACCTGTATTAAAAAGTGAAGAAAATGAAAGTTCAATGGCACTGATTGTTGTATTTATACTTAATGCGGTTGCCTTATTAATATTTCCATTTATTGGTCATTATTTTCATCTGAGTCAGGAAGTTTTTGGAAACTGGGCAGCCATTGCAATTCATGATACCAGCTCTGTAACAGGTGCTGGTGCTGCATACGGTTCAGAAGCTTTACAGATAGCAACAACAGTAAAATTAATAAGAGCGTTATGGATTATTCCATTATCGATAGTTATTGCACTATTTAACAAGAAAGAGGGCGGTAGAAAAATTAACTTCCCATGGTTTATAGTATTGTTCGCCCTGGCCATTACAATTGCTAATCTATTTCCTACCATGAATGAAACTTATACTCATTTAAACTGGTTGGGTAGACGAGGAATTGTAGTGGCACTTTTTTTAATTGGCTCAGGTTTTTCACTTGAAAGCATTAAAAAATCAGGCTATCGAAGCTTTTTACTGGGAATAACATTGTGGTTAATAATTGGAGTTGGTTCTTTTTTAATATTAACATTATAA
- a CDS encoding magnesium-dependent phosphatase-1 produces the protein MDKLVVFDLDFTLWDAGGTWCDCTNPPYKRVNNHVVDSYGSQIVLYPEVRSILENLKGKNIKMALASRTSAPTWARQLLNLFEIEDFFSYQEIYPSSKITHFNQLKADSGIPFEKMVFFDDEMRNIQEVGSLGVHAVYVQDGINTSIVKKAIASLK, from the coding sequence ATGGATAAGTTAGTTGTTTTTGATCTGGACTTTACTTTATGGGATGCCGGTGGTACCTGGTGTGATTGCACCAATCCTCCATACAAAAGGGTAAATAATCATGTTGTTGATTCGTATGGTTCTCAAATCGTTTTGTATCCCGAAGTAAGAAGTATTTTGGAAAATTTGAAGGGTAAGAATATTAAAATGGCTTTAGCATCCAGAACGAGTGCTCCAACCTGGGCCCGTCAACTTCTTAATTTATTTGAAATTGAAGACTTCTTTTCTTATCAGGAGATTTATCCAAGCAGTAAGATTACCCATTTTAATCAACTTAAAGCAGATAGCGGAATTCCTTTCGAGAAAATGGTATTCTTTGATGATGAAATGCGAAATATTCAAGAGGTTGGTTCACTTGGAGTACATGCTGTGTATGTGCAGGATGGAATAAATACTTCCATTGTAAAAAAGGCAATAGCTTCATTGAAATAG
- a CDS encoding methyl-accepting chemotaxis protein, with protein MVRFKKMQSQLWVTLGVLVLSIILLVGVINYYMVRNALIRDVREKQLLSFVEASQSTVQSMLEKALETSTILAEDPTINKWFINNESDDDLKDLALKRLDDLQKKYEYFTVFAVSNITYHYWQEDYKLLDVVSKEDPDDSWFFGFIGNKEKVALNFDYNQELDQTLLFINVLMGDGSNPVGTAGVGLNPEILVKEFQNRKLTANSDLWMIDSNGKVVMAQHTEEVNSSINEFLPESIVKAVLSESESGVISDQNINGTNKEVAFRKVGSTDYKIIAVAPTNELIDILDPIRYNTMVFGLLFLGITLFIVSFLAKSISKPIVNITGVARNLADGQLNQKLDNRVLNRVDEIGELGNAFELMKIKLSEVIVKVSSSVNLVASGGEQLNSSAMQLSESAQEQASSTEELSASMEEMSSNIEQNAFNSKQAEEIAHQLSEEAQKGGNILNDAVKAIIDISEKIKIIEDISRQTNLLSLNAAIEAARAGEQGKGFAVVASEVKKLAERSREAALDIGDLSGSSVEIAEKAQAIFNELVPQIQKSASLTLEISAASSEMDRGSEQINNALMELDKVTQGNSHAAEGISQLTDQFAREAEELQSTISYFKTK; from the coding sequence ATGGTTAGATTTAAAAAGATGCAGAGTCAGTTATGGGTTACTCTGGGGGTGCTGGTACTAAGTATCATTCTTTTGGTTGGAGTTATCAATTATTACATGGTTCGAAATGCTTTGATTCGTGATGTCAGAGAAAAACAGTTATTAAGTTTTGTTGAAGCTTCACAAAGTACAGTCCAATCGATGCTTGAAAAGGCACTTGAAACTTCCACCATATTAGCTGAAGATCCAACGATAAACAAATGGTTTATCAACAATGAATCAGATGATGATTTGAAAGATCTTGCATTGAAACGTTTGGATGATTTGCAAAAGAAATATGAATATTTTACGGTATTTGCAGTAAGTAATATTACCTATCATTATTGGCAGGAAGATTATAAACTATTGGATGTTGTTTCAAAAGAAGATCCAGATGATAGTTGGTTCTTTGGTTTTATTGGCAATAAAGAAAAGGTAGCTTTGAATTTCGATTATAACCAGGAGTTAGATCAGACTTTGTTATTTATAAATGTATTAATGGGAGATGGATCCAATCCTGTTGGTACTGCAGGTGTCGGACTTAATCCTGAAATTCTTGTAAAGGAATTCCAGAATAGGAAATTAACTGCCAACAGCGATCTTTGGATGATTGATAGCAATGGCAAAGTGGTTATGGCTCAACATACAGAAGAGGTGAATTCATCCATTAATGAGTTTTTACCAGAAAGTATTGTAAAAGCTGTTTTAAGTGAGTCAGAATCTGGTGTTATTAGTGATCAAAATATTAATGGTACCAACAAAGAAGTAGCTTTTAGAAAAGTTGGTTCAACTGATTATAAGATTATTGCTGTAGCTCCTACGAATGAGTTAATTGATATCCTCGATCCAATTCGATATAATACCATGGTTTTTGGATTATTGTTTTTAGGTATTACTTTATTTATTGTAAGCTTTCTGGCAAAAAGTATCTCGAAACCAATTGTTAATATTACAGGAGTAGCCAGGAATTTGGCGGATGGTCAATTAAATCAGAAATTAGATAACAGGGTATTAAATCGTGTTGACGAGATTGGCGAGCTGGGTAACGCATTTGAATTGATGAAAATCAAACTTTCAGAAGTCATTGTAAAGGTAAGTAGTTCTGTAAATCTTGTTGCATCAGGTGGTGAACAATTGAATTCATCTGCTATGCAACTATCAGAGAGTGCTCAGGAACAGGCATCATCTACTGAAGAACTTTCTGCTTCGATGGAAGAGATGAGTTCTAATATTGAACAGAATGCCTTTAATTCGAAGCAGGCTGAAGAAATTGCACATCAGCTGTCAGAGGAAGCACAAAAAGGAGGGAATATCTTAAACGATGCAGTAAAGGCAATTATTGACATTTCTGAGAAGATTAAAATAATAGAAGATATTTCGAGACAAACTAATTTGTTATCACTGAATGCCGCAATTGAAGCTGCCAGGGCAGGTGAGCAAGGTAAAGGTTTTGCTGTAGTGGCTTCTGAAGTGAAAAAATTAGCTGAAAGAAGCAGAGAGGCGGCATTGGATATTGGTGATTTATCAGGTTCTTCTGTTGAAATTGCAGAGAAAGCACAAGCCATTTTTAATGAGTTAGTGCCTCAGATACAAAAATCAGCTTCTTTGACCCTTGAAATAAGTGCTGCTTCAAGTGAAATGGATAGAGGATCTGAACAAATTAATAACGCATTGATGGAGTTGGATAAGGTTACGCAGGGTAACTCTCATGCAGCCGAAGGTATTTCTCAGTTAACGGATCAGTTTGCACGCGAAGCAGAAGAGCTGCAATCAACAATTTCATATTTTAAAACCAAATAA
- a CDS encoding sulfite exporter TauE/SafE family protein → MLNVGGFLVIILASLVKGITGFGFALVSLPLLMIWYSPKELIPILMICNLISSILIVLQKKEKKLVNKQFQTLIIYGGVFTILGVITLKLISEGFLIKLLGVFFILLSIITLINRSITFNISKKWYKLAGAFIGYLTGSISVSGPPLALFLNMANVSNQEFREIFSWFNIVSATIAIIGYYHLGMITNQMLITTLYVTPILLLGTVIGKRLNHILPASLFKKISLYITLLVSIFLLIK, encoded by the coding sequence ATGCTTAATGTCGGAGGATTTCTGGTTATAATACTTGCCAGTCTGGTGAAGGGCATCACTGGTTTTGGATTTGCATTGGTATCATTGCCTTTGCTAATGATCTGGTATTCGCCAAAAGAATTAATTCCGATACTAATGATCTGCAATCTGATCTCGTCCATTCTGATTGTCCTCCAGAAAAAAGAAAAGAAACTGGTGAATAAACAGTTTCAGACTTTAATAATATATGGAGGAGTGTTTACAATCCTTGGAGTAATCACCTTAAAATTAATTTCTGAAGGATTTTTGATCAAACTGTTAGGAGTATTTTTCATTCTATTATCAATCATTACCTTGATCAACCGCAGCATTACTTTTAATATTTCTAAGAAATGGTATAAGCTGGCTGGAGCCTTTATAGGATACCTGACTGGAAGCATCTCTGTTAGCGGACCTCCATTGGCTTTATTTCTGAATATGGCCAATGTTAGTAATCAGGAATTTCGTGAAATATTCTCGTGGTTTAATATCGTTTCGGCAACAATAGCCATCATCGGCTATTATCATTTAGGAATGATAACCAACCAGATGCTGATAACAACCTTATATGTAACACCAATATTATTACTAGGCACCGTAATTGGGAAACGTTTAAATCATATATTACCTGCTTCATTATTTAAGAAAATCAGTTTATATATAACCCTTTTGGTAAGTATTTTTCTATTAATTAAATAA
- a CDS encoding S41 family peptidase has product MKNRLLLLFVLLPSIVFGQFNYRYYSKAEVESDIDYLSKKVCAIHPLMLKDAKIKWWNSTVQEIKNELPDSLTQNECYLLMANLMTNLEDGHSGVQIPFDQRKIYTEAGGLVFPFYVKIQEGSLYVDYYCGNDSTLFIGGEEILNINGINVKEIIEKMEIIFGDKSSYLRQKQIASYFRFLIWIVYGWEGDYDLLITNSKHRLKHVKVPGVTSEVFLLNKNRNSQVKETPFSLELDESNSIALMTIRSFGNLDQFCTFADSAFALINNKGLRNLIIDVRDNGGGRSIVVDSLMNYITDQSYAQYKLIETRVSNELLEYYRQNYPEKYEMLRQSKSDSLNLIPVQIKIPPYKSNRFVGDLYLLINKGTASAASTFAGVFKNWNLGTIVGEETGGKSEFYGDYWFQETPITKISFFVAPKKFTQFGGDSPEEGVKPDYNLLDKKNMILNFAYDLILYN; this is encoded by the coding sequence ATGAAGAATAGGCTGCTTTTATTATTTGTTTTACTTCCATCAATTGTCTTCGGACAATTTAATTACCGTTATTATTCAAAAGCAGAAGTTGAATCAGATATTGATTATTTATCTAAAAAAGTTTGTGCTATTCATCCACTCATGTTAAAGGACGCTAAAATTAAATGGTGGAACAGTACGGTACAAGAGATTAAAAATGAATTGCCTGATAGTCTTACTCAGAATGAGTGCTATTTATTGATGGCTAATCTAATGACTAATTTGGAGGATGGTCATAGTGGGGTTCAGATTCCTTTTGATCAACGAAAGATTTATACGGAAGCAGGAGGTTTGGTATTTCCGTTTTATGTAAAGATACAAGAAGGCTCCCTGTATGTGGATTACTATTGTGGAAATGACTCTACTTTATTTATTGGAGGAGAAGAGATTTTAAATATAAATGGCATTAATGTCAAGGAGATAATTGAGAAGATGGAAATTATCTTTGGAGATAAATCTTCCTACTTAAGGCAAAAGCAGATTGCATCTTATTTTAGGTTTCTGATATGGATAGTTTATGGTTGGGAAGGTGATTATGATTTATTAATAACTAATAGTAAACATCGTTTAAAACATGTAAAAGTTCCGGGTGTCACCAGTGAAGTGTTTCTACTTAATAAAAATCGTAACAGTCAGGTAAAAGAGACACCTTTTTCATTAGAATTAGACGAATCAAATTCAATTGCCCTGATGACCATCAGATCATTTGGAAATCTGGATCAATTTTGCACTTTTGCCGATAGTGCATTTGCCTTAATAAATAATAAAGGTTTACGTAATCTCATCATTGATGTAAGAGATAATGGAGGTGGAAGAAGCATAGTAGTAGATTCGCTAATGAATTATATTACAGATCAGAGTTATGCTCAGTATAAACTGATCGAAACAAGGGTAAGTAATGAATTATTAGAATATTATCGACAAAACTATCCTGAAAAGTACGAGATGTTAAGGCAATCAAAGTCGGATAGTCTTAACCTGATTCCTGTACAAATTAAGATCCCACCTTATAAGTCGAATCGTTTTGTAGGAGACTTATATTTACTCATTAACAAAGGAACAGCCAGTGCCGCTTCTACTTTTGCCGGAGTCTTTAAGAACTGGAACCTAGGAACTATTGTTGGCGAAGAAACAGGTGGTAAATCAGAGTTTTATGGTGATTATTGGTTTCAGGAAACCCCGATTACCAAAATATCATTTTTCGTTGCACCTAAAAAGTTTACTCAGTTTGGCGGTGATAGCCCAGAAGAGGGAGTAAAACCGGACTATAACCTGCTTGACAAAAAAAATATGATTCTGAATTTCGCATATGATTTAATCTTATATAATTAA